ACGGTCGGCGGCTGCGAGGCTGGCGCGTGCTTCCGTGAGGAAGGCTTCGCCGGCGGCGGTCAGCTCTACCCGACGGGATGAGCGCACGAACAGTGCCATGCCGAGTTCCTGTTCGAGGGCCTTGATCTGGTGGCTCAGTGCTGATTGCACGACGAAGCATTGTTCTGCTGCTCGCGTGAAGTTGCGCTCCTCGGCGATCGCCACGACGTACCTGAGCTGTTGGAGTTCCACTAAACCATGATTGTAGGTCATTGTTTGGATGAGAACAATGTGTTGGACTCACCGCTGGTGGGCGACTGACAATGGATTGGTGAATACTTCTTCCCATGGGGCCCGCAGTTCGTTGCTGTGGACCTGTCTGACGGCGCTGGCCCCCGCTACGTGGGGGACAACGTACATCGTGACCACCCACCTCCTCCCAGCCGGACACCCCTTGTTCGCCGCGTTCATGAGGACGCTGCCGGCAGGGATCATCGCGGTGGGCCTGTCGAGGCAGCTGCCGCGCGGCTCGTGGTGGTGGAAGAGCTTCGTGTTGGGTGGTCTGAACATGGCCGCGTTCTTCCCCCTGCTGTTCTTGTCGGCGCAGCGTCTTCCGGGCGGAGTCGCGGCCACGCTGGGTGCGGTGCAGCCCATCATCGTTGTCCTGCTGGCCGTGGCTGTCCTCCACGAGCAACTCTCCGGCTGGCGCCTGGGGTGGGGTGTCCTGGGTGTCGTGGGGGTGGCTCTCGTGGTCCTTGGGCCGAGCGCCGCCCTGGACCCGGTGGGTGTGGCTGCAGGACTCGGTGGCACAGGGGCCATGGCCACGGGCGTGGTCCTGACCAAGAAGTGGAAGCTCCCCCAAGGTGTCTCGCCCATCGCATTGGCCGGGTGGCAGCTGACGGCCGCCGGCCTTCTGCTGGCGATCCCGGCGTTGCTGGTGGAGGGGCCACCGGCAGTGATTTCCGGTCGTGGCTGGCTTGGGTACGCCTGGCTCGGCCTGGTCGGGGCACTGGTCTCTTACAGCCTCTGGTTCACCGGCATCCGACGCCTGCCCGTCACGTCCACAGCCCTCCTGGGACTTCTCTCGCCGTTGGTCGCCGCCCTGCTCGGCGTCCTGATCGCGCACGAACACCTCGGAGCCGAGCAGTACCTCGGCTTCGCGATCGCCCTGGCCGCCATGGTCTGTGGCCAGCTCCCCGCACCCACCCATCGTCGAAAGGACAATTCATGAACATCACGGTTCTCGGAGCCACCGGCATGGCCGGCGCAGCGATCGCGCAGGAGGCCACACGCCGCGGCCACCACGTCACTGCCGTATCGCGGAACCCACAGGAGACCAACG
The nucleotide sequence above comes from Corynebacterium amycolatum. Encoded proteins:
- a CDS encoding EamA family transporter; the protein is MRTMCWTHRWWATDNGLVNTSSHGARSSLLWTCLTALAPATWGTTYIVTTHLLPAGHPLFAAFMRTLPAGIIAVGLSRQLPRGSWWWKSFVLGGLNMAAFFPLLFLSAQRLPGGVAATLGAVQPIIVVLLAVAVLHEQLSGWRLGWGVLGVVGVALVVLGPSAALDPVGVAAGLGGTGAMATGVVLTKKWKLPQGVSPIALAGWQLTAAGLLLAIPALLVEGPPAVISGRGWLGYAWLGLVGALVSYSLWFTGIRRLPVTSTALLGLLSPLVAALLGVLIAHEHLGAEQYLGFAIALAAMVCGQLPAPTHRRKDNS